The Flavobacterium sp. IMCC34852 genome contains the following window.
AAATTGAAATCGATTTAACATAAATTTTATAAAGCTTCAACCCCAAACTCTATAAATCATTGATATATCATTTGAATTTAACATTATCAGTATACCAGCTAATTTAGAGTGACAACCTGTAGGTTCTTCTTCTTCTGAAAGTAACCGGGTCAAAATGCTTCCACATATTGTGGATGGCATGATTATCTTCGAGTTCCGGAGTTCGAACACATTGAAGAATTCCTTTCTGTTTGAAAGTATTGTAGTATTCATTGAAAATTATAGCTGTAACGCCTTTGCTTTGGTACTCAGGATCAATTCCGATTAAATAAAACAACACTTCTTTACTCTCTTTTTTGGCTTTGAGCAAATGATAAAAACCAAAAGGAAACAGTTTCCCATTGGCTTTTTGCAGTGCTCTTGAAAAACTCGGCATCACAATACTAAAAGCGACAATATTATCCTGCTTATCTAAAACAAACTTTATATACTCCGGATTGATAAAACTGATGTATTTTTTCTTGAAGTATTCCTTTTGAACATCGGTTATAGCAACAAAAGAAGACAAGTTAGCATAACTGGCATTGAACAAATCAAACATCTTGTCTACGTATGGCATAATGTCTTTATTGTTATTAAAATTAAGCGCTCTTAAGCCATAACGACTCTTAATGAGTTCATTAGCTTTTAGAAATAACTCGGGTTTAACATTAGAGAAAGGAAATTTATTCTCGAGGTATTCTTTTTCTTTTACATACCCCAATTGTTCCAGATGCTCTTTATAATAGGGAAAATTGTACCACGTAATCATGGAACCGATTTCATCAAAACCTTCGGTTAAAACGCCGACTTTATCCAAATTAGAAAAACCCATCGGTCCTTCGACATATTCTAAATTATGAGTTCTTCCTAATTCATAAACCTTTTCCAGCAAGGCTTTGGTCACTTCAATATCATCAATTACATCCCACCAACCAAAACGCACTTTTTTCTTTTGTTGGTCATTGACTTCATTCCAATTGATGATAGCCGCAATTCTACCTACCACTTTATTGTCTTTGTAAGCCAAATAAAAATAAGCTTCTGCCGAAGTGAACGCAGGATTTTTAGTCTTATCAAAAGTTTCTAGTTCATCACTAATCAATGGCGGAACCCAATAAGGATGGTTTTTATATAGCGTAAAAGGAAACTTGACGTATTCTTGAATTAGCTTTTTAGTATTGGCTTCTATTACAGTAATCATTATGGTTTAGTATTTTCTAATTCTACTTCGTCTTTGCGTTTTTTACCTTTGTCTTTTTTAGATTTTTTATCTTTCATCTTCTTATCCTCTTTCTCGCTTTTGATACGTTTGTAATTGGTTTCATAATTACTGTCGAAACGCCATGACATTCCGAAACCGCCATGCATGATAGCCGGAGTATCTTTTATGTTTTTGGCCAAATAAGCATCTAATTGGATATTCTCTCTTATCAAATAAGCTGCCCCCAATCGCCCAAGCACATCGGCATAAAAGTCACTTTTATAAGACTGAACTTCTAAAAATCCGGACCAACGCATATTGAATCCTCTGGTCATCGTGGTAATCCATCCTAATGTTGGATAGTCGGTCATGTATTTGTCGGCGATGATGTTATTCACCCAAACCCATTTGCTCCCAAAATGATTCTGAGTAATCACCATCAATTTCGGACTAATCACCGGATCGCTTTCAAAAGTAAATGGATTATTACCCAAATTCAAATTAAAACCGCCATAAACAGCCACGGCCGGAATAAATTGTTTCCAACTGAACTTATGATTGGCTTTCCAACTGTACACATTTGGTTTGTCATCTTTCAACTGAACAAACGGATCATAAACCAAATATTTGGCGCCCAAGGTAAACTGCTTAAATCCGCCACGAGTATCTTCAACTAAAGGTGCTGTATACCAATCATATTGGTATTGGGTCTCTAAATTAAATTCAAACTGATCAAAAAAAGCACCATATCGCACACTTAATTCTGTCCCGAAACCATTGGCTTCGTAACGAGATATATCGTGTTTTTCCTGAATGCCGAACAAACCGCCTTCAGCTTGAATTACAGTTTTTCCAACAGAGAAAGCCGACATTGATTTTCCGGGACGATTTGAATTAATGATATCGGTATATTGGGCGTATTGTTTAGTTGAAATCAACAAAAAACCAACAATTAAAAGTGATTTTATCCTTAGCATAACAGTATAGATTTGTAGATATATAGTCTTCCAAAAGTAATACAATTTATCATTTATTTAAGAGGTTAAAGCGAATTTTACATTGTGGAATTTAGTATTTTTGACAAAAATTTTATTCCCATTATGGAAACTGCATCTATGCCCGGCTTTATCAGAACTATATTATGGATAATAGCCATTTATTACATCGTTAAATTTTTAGCCCGATTGTTTTTACCGGTTGTAGCCAAAAAAGTGGTCGAAAAAGCTGCCCAACAATTCCAACAACAGCAGCAGCAATACCAACAGCAACAACAAGCTCAAAACCCTAAAACAGAAAAGCCAAAAGAGAAAAAAATCGTAGGTGATTATATTGATTTCGAAGAAATTAAGTAATTTCCCCTTGACAACCTAAACCAAAAACATGAAACAAATTCAAAAGTTTTATCCCCATTTATTAGCCATTCTTGGTTTCATCTTAGTTTCTTTACTCTATTTTTATCCGGTTTTACAAGGCAAAAAAATATACCAACACGACATCGTGCAATACACCGGTATGGCCAAAGAACAAAACGATTTCAGAGCCGAATATGACACCGAACCTTATTGGACCAACGCTTCCTTTGGAGGAATGCCAACCTATCAATCGGGAGCCAAATACCCGCATGATTATATTGGTAAACTTGATGATTTGTTGCGATTTTTACCCAGACCGGCTGATTATTTATTTCTTTATTTCTTAGGATTTTACGGATTGCTACTCACTTTGAGAATTAATCCGCTGAAAGCATTTTTCGGCGCTTTGGCTTTTGGATTATCGACTTATTTGATTGTAATTATCGGCGTCGGACACAATGCTAAAGCGCATGCTATAGCCTATATGCCATTAGTCATCGCCGGATTTATATTGGTTTTTCGAAAGAAATATTTGCATGGCGGAATCTTAACGATGCTCGCCGTTGCCTTGGAAATTACGGCCAATCACTTCCAGATGACTTATTACTTGTTCTTGCTTTTAATAGTAATGAGCTTTTATTTTTTATACCGATTATACCAAGAAAAAGACCTCAAGGCCTTGCCTAAAATTATAGCCACTTTTCTAATTGCCGTGACTTTAGCCGTTGGTGCCAATGCAACCAGTTTAATGGCTACCAAAGAGTACGCCGATTTCAGTATCCGCGGTAAAAGCGAATTGACTACCAATCCTGATGGCTCCAAGAAAGAAGCGAACATCTCAATGGACAGAGAGTACATCACAGAGTATAGTTATGGCGTAAGCGAAAGTTTGAATTTAATTGCGCCGAGACTTTTTGGCGGTGGCAACGGGCAGAAACTTTCAGAAGATTCACATGTCTATAATTTTATGCTGGAATACGGCGCCCAACCCGAAGAAGCCAA
Protein-coding sequences here:
- a CDS encoding GTP cyclohydrolase, with the protein product MITVIEANTKKLIQEYVKFPFTLYKNHPYWVPPLISDELETFDKTKNPAFTSAEAYFYLAYKDNKVVGRIAAIINWNEVNDQQKKKVRFGWWDVIDDIEVTKALLEKVYELGRTHNLEYVEGPMGFSNLDKVGVLTEGFDEIGSMITWYNFPYYKEHLEQLGYVKEKEYLENKFPFSNVKPELFLKANELIKSRYGLRALNFNNNKDIMPYVDKMFDLFNASYANLSSFVAITDVQKEYFKKKYISFINPEYIKFVLDKQDNIVAFSIVMPSFSRALQKANGKLFPFGFYHLLKAKKESKEVLFYLIGIDPEYQSKGVTAIIFNEYYNTFKQKGILQCVRTPELEDNHAIHNMWKHFDPVTFRRRRTYRLSL
- a CDS encoding DUF4834 domain-containing protein, whose translation is METASMPGFIRTILWIIAIYYIVKFLARLFLPVVAKKVVEKAAQQFQQQQQQYQQQQQAQNPKTEKPKEKKIVGDYIDFEEIK
- a CDS encoding transporter; amino-acid sequence: MLRIKSLLIVGFLLISTKQYAQYTDIINSNRPGKSMSAFSVGKTVIQAEGGLFGIQEKHDISRYEANGFGTELSVRYGAFFDQFEFNLETQYQYDWYTAPLVEDTRGGFKQFTLGAKYLVYDPFVQLKDDKPNVYSWKANHKFSWKQFIPAVAVYGGFNLNLGNNPFTFESDPVISPKLMVITQNHFGSKWVWVNNIIADKYMTDYPTLGWITTMTRGFNMRWSGFLEVQSYKSDFYADVLGRLGAAYLIRENIQLDAYLAKNIKDTPAIMHGGFGMSWRFDSNYETNYKRIKSEKEDKKMKDKKSKKDKGKKRKDEVELENTKP